Proteins encoded by one window of Mycolicibacterium cosmeticum:
- a CDS encoding SpoIIE family protein phosphatase produces the protein MPVGTPIDLDNCAREPIHIPGSIQPRGVLAVVREPSFEIRQVSANVADVLGRPVPEVLGHHLAALIGVDQAAQIQQAAAVFGDLRQRNPLELEIEVAGRPRAFDALLHREPGGVLLVELEIAYGARPFSFPNTYQAVRNSVEELNRTHSIAELYDAAARAVRDLTGFDRVMVYRYDQDYNGEVVAECKRDDLNSFLGLHYPASDIPAQARAMYEKNWLRLISDVGYTPAPLVPALDPDSGTPVDLTHATLRSVSPIHIEYLQNMGVQASMSISLLRQGKLWGLIACHHYAGPHLPPYGARAAAEFLGSTLSLRLVDRFDEDQLRERLATQSTLAALTNASRSDDEPVAAALLGSPSLLDLVPAAGAAVRVGGKYRVLGTVPPPETVSAVAAWARGGAGEVVTTDCLSRELPTLELDPAVAAGALVLNLPDGQHVIWFRHEAVRSVDWGGDPHNKAIAVRQGDGIRLSPRKSFDRWREIVDKCSEPWTPIQIESAEALRRHLVEELYRRTRGALHLAEVMQRSLLPASIPTVAGWELSADYRPAAGGRVGGDWYDAFQLPDGRLVVLVGDVAGHGLSAAGAMAQLRNALRSQLFGGAPPAEALSRLNAFSVHLMPRAFATVIVARIELDSGRVEAASAGHLMPFHTGPVIGLAPIRLSPPIGVRNAVYTASTFTIDHGRGLVMYSDGLVERRGATIDDGVNRLAQALSGAALLSALRISTAVAPHETEDDVTVITVHRP, from the coding sequence GTGCCCGTCGGGACACCGATCGACCTGGACAACTGTGCCCGCGAGCCCATCCACATCCCCGGGAGCATCCAGCCGCGCGGGGTGCTGGCGGTGGTCCGCGAGCCCAGCTTCGAGATCCGTCAGGTCAGCGCCAACGTCGCCGACGTGCTCGGCAGGCCGGTGCCCGAGGTGCTTGGCCACCACCTGGCCGCCCTGATCGGCGTCGACCAGGCGGCCCAGATCCAACAGGCCGCCGCGGTGTTCGGTGACCTGCGCCAGCGCAATCCCCTGGAGCTCGAGATCGAGGTGGCGGGCCGGCCACGCGCCTTCGACGCGTTGCTGCACCGCGAGCCGGGCGGGGTGTTGCTCGTCGAACTCGAAATCGCTTACGGCGCAAGGCCGTTCTCCTTCCCCAACACGTACCAGGCGGTGCGCAACTCGGTCGAAGAACTCAACCGGACCCATTCGATCGCCGAACTGTACGACGCCGCCGCCCGCGCGGTCCGTGACCTCACCGGCTTCGACCGGGTGATGGTCTACCGCTACGATCAGGACTACAACGGCGAGGTGGTCGCCGAATGCAAACGCGACGACTTGAACTCGTTTCTCGGCCTGCACTATCCGGCCAGCGACATTCCCGCGCAGGCCAGGGCGATGTACGAGAAGAACTGGCTGCGCCTGATTTCGGATGTCGGCTACACGCCGGCTCCGCTCGTACCGGCGTTGGACCCCGACAGCGGCACCCCGGTCGATCTCACGCACGCCACGCTGCGCAGCGTCTCACCGATTCACATCGAATACCTGCAGAACATGGGTGTACAGGCGTCGATGTCGATTTCGCTTCTGCGACAAGGCAAGTTGTGGGGCCTGATCGCGTGTCACCACTACGCGGGCCCGCATCTGCCCCCGTACGGCGCTCGCGCGGCGGCCGAGTTCCTGGGATCCACCCTCTCGCTGCGCCTGGTGGATCGCTTCGACGAGGACCAACTGCGGGAGCGGTTGGCGACGCAGTCGACGCTCGCGGCGTTGACCAACGCATCGCGCAGCGACGACGAACCCGTGGCGGCCGCCCTGCTCGGCTCACCCAGCCTGCTCGACCTGGTACCGGCCGCCGGTGCGGCCGTCCGCGTCGGTGGCAAATACCGCGTGCTCGGGACGGTTCCGCCACCCGAGACGGTGAGTGCGGTGGCCGCGTGGGCGCGTGGCGGCGCCGGGGAGGTGGTCACCACCGACTGCCTGTCCCGTGAACTTCCCACGCTGGAACTGGATCCGGCGGTGGCGGCCGGCGCGCTGGTCCTGAACCTGCCCGACGGTCAGCACGTCATCTGGTTCCGGCACGAGGCGGTGCGGTCGGTGGACTGGGGCGGCGATCCACACAACAAGGCGATCGCCGTGCGGCAGGGTGACGGAATTCGGCTCAGCCCGCGCAAATCGTTCGACCGCTGGCGCGAGATCGTGGACAAGTGCAGCGAACCGTGGACACCGATCCAGATCGAGTCCGCCGAGGCGCTGCGCCGCCATCTGGTGGAAGAGTTGTACCGACGCACGCGCGGCGCGTTACATCTGGCCGAGGTGATGCAGCGCAGCCTGCTTCCGGCGTCGATCCCGACCGTCGCGGGCTGGGAGTTGTCCGCCGACTATCGGCCCGCCGCCGGCGGCCGGGTGGGTGGTGATTGGTACGACGCGTTCCAGCTGCCGGACGGGCGGCTGGTGGTGCTGGTCGGGGACGTGGCGGGGCACGGCCTGAGCGCGGCCGGCGCGATGGCCCAATTGCGAAACGCCTTGCGCTCGCAGCTGTTCGGCGGTGCACCCCCGGCCGAGGCATTGAGCCGGCTCAATGCCTTCAGTGTGCACTTGATGCCGCGCGCCTTCGCCACGGTGATCGTGGCCCGGATCGAACTCGACTCGGGCCGGGTCGAGGCGGCCTCGGCCGGGCACCTGATGCCGTTTCACACCGGCCCGGTGATCGGTCTTGCCCCGATCCGACTGTCGCCACCGATCGGTGTGCGCAATGCCGTCTACACGGCGAGCACCTTCACCATCGACCACGGCCGCGGCCTGGTGATGTACTCCGACGGCTTGGTCGAGCGCCGCGGTGCGACCATCGACGACGGTGTGAACCGGCTCGCCCAGGCGCTGAGCGGTGCCGCGTTGCTCTCGGCGTTGCGGATTTCGACCGCGGTGGCTCCGCACGAGACCGAGGACGACGTCACCGTCATCACCGTGCACCGGCCATGA
- a CDS encoding putative quinol monooxygenase, translating to MSVTVILELQFKPESVATAREVFGRALKDTRAFPGNIRTDVLIDEADEGHWVIYELWESVEADEAYRAFRAGEGKLTEVPNLVAAPPVKTRYLTSDV from the coding sequence ATGTCGGTCACCGTGATCCTCGAATTGCAGTTCAAGCCCGAGTCCGTGGCAACCGCGCGGGAGGTGTTCGGCCGCGCGCTCAAGGACACCCGGGCCTTCCCCGGCAACATCCGCACCGATGTGCTGATCGACGAGGCCGACGAAGGCCACTGGGTGATCTACGAACTGTGGGAGTCGGTGGAGGCCGACGAGGCCTACCGCGCCTTCCGCGCCGGCGAAGGCAAGTTGACCGAGGTGCCGAACCTGGTCGCCGCCCCGCCGGTCAAGACCCGGTATCTCACCAGCGACGTCTGA
- a CDS encoding AraC family transcriptional regulator, producing the protein MASSLTGYRELVGELGADADALLRESGIRPEDAGHTDVFVSLRSAVDAVERAAAVTGAADFGRRLALRQTIDILGPVGVAARTAATVAEVFLIFDKFVAAYSPGIAIDVRPGFVDWKLRLDPLPAHPHTIELSLGIIVGVLRSFLGADYAPLEVHIPHRRLTSPAGYRSYFGCPVRDEASASGFRMDTADLARPLDRDAQTHRYITGYLGDALGERTTSVARSVADLAGPMLPSGAVTVEFVARQFGLHPKALQRRLSAEGTTFAAVLDSVRREITVRYLRDTEMSLLQLSRQLGYAEQAVLTRACQRWFGATPLAYRRKLRDQT; encoded by the coding sequence ATGGCGTCGTCGCTCACCGGTTACCGGGAACTCGTCGGCGAACTCGGTGCCGATGCCGATGCGCTGTTGCGGGAGAGCGGCATCCGCCCGGAGGATGCCGGCCACACCGACGTGTTCGTGTCGCTGCGCAGTGCCGTCGACGCCGTGGAACGGGCCGCGGCGGTCACGGGCGCCGCCGATTTCGGGCGCCGGCTGGCACTCCGTCAGACCATCGACATCCTGGGCCCGGTCGGGGTGGCCGCCCGTACCGCGGCGACGGTGGCGGAGGTGTTCCTGATCTTCGACAAGTTCGTCGCCGCCTACAGTCCGGGTATCGCGATCGACGTGCGCCCCGGGTTCGTCGACTGGAAGCTGCGTCTGGATCCGCTCCCGGCGCACCCGCACACCATCGAACTGTCCCTCGGCATCATTGTCGGGGTGCTGCGCAGCTTCCTCGGCGCGGACTACGCGCCACTGGAAGTGCACATCCCGCATCGACGCCTGACGTCGCCCGCCGGCTACCGGAGCTACTTCGGCTGCCCGGTGCGCGACGAGGCGTCGGCCTCCGGATTCCGGATGGACACCGCCGATCTGGCCCGGCCGCTGGATCGAGATGCGCAGACCCATCGGTACATCACCGGATACCTCGGCGACGCCCTGGGGGAGCGCACCACGTCGGTGGCGCGCTCGGTGGCTGACCTTGCCGGGCCGATGCTGCCGTCCGGGGCGGTCACCGTCGAGTTCGTCGCACGGCAATTCGGGCTGCATCCCAAGGCATTACAACGGCGTTTGAGCGCCGAGGGAACCACGTTCGCCGCGGTGCTCGACAGCGTGCGCCGCGAGATCACGGTGCGCTACCTGCGGGACACGGAGATGAGTCTGCTGCAGTTGAGCCGCCAACTCGGCTACGCCGAGCAAGCGGTGCTGACCCGCGCGTGCCAGCGGTGGTTCGGCGCGACGCCGTTGGCCTACCGCCGCAAGCTGCGCGACCAGACGTGA